A genomic stretch from Chaetodon auriga isolate fChaAug3 chromosome 17, fChaAug3.hap1, whole genome shotgun sequence includes:
- the slc52a2 gene encoding solute carrier family 52, riboflavin transporter, member 2, with protein sequence MCGSWWSSAAVTHGLIALFAMGSWISVNSLWVELPVVVNVLPEEWNLPAYLSVLIAFGNLGPIVVTIIHHCAPGRLKERLSIHCIQVLAVAASGLLAVFWSHTVVIAGEKRSLPFLLFTFVLALVCCTSNVTFLPFMFRYPPQYIRTFFIGQGFSALFPCVVALGQGVGKLECKMNANGTVEPEYLKENFPAQNFFWFLCVMLSISSLSFWALTRRTTESPEDASPQEADKAAEAKYGEETHPLHNGGTPVSEEQTQVEEQAPAQTFWTRRNIYLLSLLAVCNALTNGVLPSVQSFSCLPYGTMAYHLSVVLGNIANPLGCFLAMFVVLRSSTGLGFLSLGGGVFAAYLMALAALSPCPPLLGHPGIALVVISWIAFTAIFSYVKVVIGTLLHEAGHAALLWCGIAIQAGSLIGALTMFPLVSVYHVFARAQECVDNCS encoded by the exons ATGTGCGGTAGCTGGTGGAGCAGTGCAGCGGTGACCCATGGGCTAATAGCTCTGTTCGCCATGGGCTCCTGGATTTCCGTCAACAGTCTGTGGGTCGAGCTCCCGGTGGTTGTGAACGTGCTGCCCGAAG AATGGAACCTGCCCGCCTACCTCTCAGTGCTGATAGCCTTTGGGAACCTTGGTCCGATAGTAGTGACCATCATACACCACTGTGCTCCAGGACGTTTGAAAGAGCGCCTCAGCATCCACTGCATCCAGGTGCTGGCTGTGGCAGCGTCCGGTCTGCTGGCTGTCTTCTGGTCACACACGGTCGTCATCGCTGGAGAGAAAAGGTCACTGCCGTTCCTGCTCTTCACCTTCGTGTTGGCGTTGGTTTGCTGCACATCCAACGTCACCTTCCTGCCTTTCATGTTTCGTTACCCCCCTCAGTACATTCGTACTTTCTTCATTGGTCAAGGCTTCAGCGCCTTGTTCCCTTGTGTTGTGGCTTTAGGGCAAGGCGTTGGCAAGCTGGAGTGTAAAATGAATGCGAATGGCACAGTGGAGCCAGAGTATTTGAAAGAGAACTTTCCTGCGCAGAACTTCTTCTGGTTCCTCTGTGTTATGCTGTCAATATCGTCTCTGAGCTTCTGGGCTTTAACACGAAGAACGACAGAGTCGCCGGAAGATGCATCGCCACAGGAGGCTGACAAAGCCGCGGAGGCAAAATACGGGGAGGAAACACACCCGCTACACAACGGAGGGACGCCGGTGTCTGAGGAGCAGACGCAGGTGGAGGAACAGGCGCCTGCTCAGACATTTTGGACACGGCGGAACATCTACCTGCTGTCGCTGCTCGCTGTCTGCAACGCCCTCACCAACGGGGTCCTGCCGTCTGTGCAGAGTTTCTCCTGTTTGCCCTATGGCACCATGGCCTATCACCTCTCTGTGGTCCTCGGCAACATAGCGAACCCCCTGGGCTGCTTTCTAGCTATGTTTGTTGTCCTGAG GTCCTCCACTGGTCTGGGCTTCTTGTCTTTAGGAGGGGGAGTTTTTGCTGCATATCTCATGGCGTTAGCAGCACTCAGTCCCTGTCCTCCACTCCTGGGACACCCTGGTATAGCCTTAGTG GTCATCTCGTGGATTGCTTTCACTGCCATCTTCTCCTATGTGAAAGTGGTGATTGGGACTTTGCTTCACGAGGCCGGTCACgctgctctgctgtggtgcGGCATCGCTATCCAGGCCGGCTCCCTTATCGGAGCCCTCACCATGTTCCCTCTGGTCAGCGTCTATCACGTGTTTGCCCGGGCTCAAGAATGCGTGGATAACTGCAGTTAA
- the LOC143335480 gene encoding uncharacterized protein LOC143335480, which yields MEEGQSFSLCGKAVVTEANLRDEYYWKLVADFIGAQSGEGLELEMGPCKNRLLIQVGLLREDNNFPWIAIVDWLKKIFRSHQSADFRCLIERGIATTLSLGSDARLTFLESDVNFNFVGPICDSIGVERQHLLEMRDFAERAQSIEVTNGLILELSNFVTREKIAPIVLVTWLRNFNPEFCKNGDIQKAYKVLRAKIKKLKMHYHNYETRSHRRNAAMENLLQSPFELVKNRTPRFIVKKRMRRDDTINYEKVTIKEEYESCEIMQGGGSEMNRGVDGEHDDDLDVSNSGDETSDKKGEAPTLLDIAMLSVQKLTSMYGGNTAACKQVSLGLLRNQYALTCKEHPAMAEFEKKLNSLSEDVSLVSPVVFLSYNANFLVDVHDAIERQIMTFEKEITLSTGEKLGRDKLPMFRNFVNLSESATSRYIHMACDILSPCSSGSQNYRKHWVAFCEEKRNPSRLTVNQSNRFSGYFEAAAGLIHHHKEIPLFFSDLLSLNNNECPNVILESVAADADDAMIQSLVCVLAIIYCKILGPYWQLLKSGGEYLLFSKYLLFLYQKFLDWSKDPSTLLEPEGATNAFLQFPLQEKTFGGVFHYCGQWHTNRDLIRACLKRMVKAIAAVTEEHLKDFLPGGTFSQVPPPDLCLRLVSCTFSVLMAEYPFGHVYPYKRKRPDKSSKRPSHKNTASDSSEEDNDRFGSSDSSSDDSSNWQAKGNTYADYSPQLKKGYKTKRENAGRVHQEELEENMDRDYIVATVSRNGGPCKTQQDVDKMLVRFDGKSRAEKREAMRCEILYQKMILNNTDPNLDGVFHNSTQMVLKLKLALPRVKPGYSLVWAPRKTKPRPVVKDKTDAPTNQ from the exons ATGGAGGAAGGCCAAAGTTTCTCCCTCTGTGGTAAAGCTGTTGTTACTGAAGCTAATCTGA gagATGAGTACTATTGGAAGCTTGTTGCCGACTTCATTGGTGCTCAATCGGGAGAAGGATTAGAGCTTGAAATGGGGCCATGCAAGAACAGACTATTGATTCAAGTCGGACTTCTGAGAGAGGACAATAACTTTCCGTGGATTGCCATCGTGGATTGGCTCAAGAAAATATTCCGCAGTCATCAGTCAGCTGACTTTCGTTGTCTGATTGAAAGAGGCATCGCAACAACACTGAGTCTGGGAAGTGATGCGAGGCTGACCTTCCTGGAATCAGACGTCAACTTTAACTTCGTTGGTCCGATATGTGACAGCATCGGAGTCGAACGACAACATCTTTTGGAAATGAGGGATTTTGCAGAGCGAGCACAGTCGATTGAAGTCACGAATGGGTTGATTCTCGAGTTGAGCAACTTTGTCACCAGGGAGAAAATTGCGCCGATCGTTTTAGTTACTTGGCTTAGAAACTTCAACCCAGAGTTTTGTAAGAACGGGGATATTCAAAAGGCATATAAAGTCCTAAGagccaaaataaaaaagttaaaaatgcaTTACCACAATTATGAAACAAGAAGCCACCGGAGGAATGCAGCAATGGAAAATCTGCTTCAGAGTCCATTTGAACTGGTGAAGAATCGAACGCCTCGATTCATAGTGAAGAAACGAATGAGAAGAGATGATACCATAAATTATGAAAAAGTTACAATCAAGGAGGAGTATGAGAGCTGTGAAATCATGCAAGGTGGAGGGTCTGAGATGAACAGAGGGGTTGATGGTGAGCATGACGACGATTTGGATGTGTCCAACAGCGGAGACGAAACCTCAGATAAAAAAGGAGAGGCGCCGACTCTGCTCGACATCGCAATGCTGTCAGTCCAAAAGCTCACGAGTATGTATGGCGGGAACACCGCAGCATGCAAGCAAGTTTCCTTAGGTCTCCTCAGAAACCAGTATGCTCTGACATGCAAGGAGCATCCAGCCATGGCAGAGTTTGAGAAAAAACTCAACTCACTCTCTGAGGACGTCTCACTTGTCTCTCCTGTGGTGTTTTTAAGCTACAACGCCAATTTCCTTGTTGACGTGCACGATGCCATCGAGCGGCAGATTATGACCTTTGAAAAAGAGATCACTCTATCGACGGGGGAGAAACTAGGCCGGGACAAGCTTCCAATGTTCAGGAACTTCGTGAATTTGTCGGAAAGCGCCACTTCGCGTTACATTCACATGGCTTGTGATATCTTAAGCCCTTGCAGCTCTGGTTCGCAGAACTACAGAAAGCACTGGGTGGCtttctgtgaggaaaaaagaaatccttCTAGACTTACTGTCAATCAGTCAAACCGATTCAGTGGCTACTTTGAAGCTGCAGCGGGCCTTATTCACCACCACAAAGAgatccctctcttcttctctgattTGCTGTCACTGAACAACAACGAATGCCCAAACGTTATTCTGGAGAGTGTTGCCGCCGATGCCGACGACGCCATGATACAGAGCCTTGTGTGTGTTCTGGCCATCATTTACTGCAAAATCCTCGGCCCTTACTGGCAGCTTCTGAAAAGTGGAGGAGAGTACTTGCTCTTCAGTAAGTACCTACTCTTTCTCTACCAAAAGTTCCTCGATTGGTCCAAAGACCCTTCAACACTGCTGGAACCTGAAGGGGCCACGAATGCTTTTCTGCAGTTCCCATTGCAGGAGAAAACCTTTGGTGGAGTGTTTCATTACTGTGGTCAGTGGCACACGAATAGGGACCTAATCAGAGCTTGCTTGAAGAGGATGGTAAAGGCGattgctgctgtcactgaggaGCACCTGAAGGATTTCCTGCCAGGAGGAACGTTTTCTCAAGTCCCTCCACCAGATTTATGCTTACGACTGGTGAGCTGCACATTCTCTGTCTTGATGGCGGAATATCCCTTCGGGCATGTGTACCCTTACAAGAGGAAAAGACCTGACAAGTCCTCCAAGCGTCCCTCACACAAGAACACGGCATCGGATAGCTCTGAAGAAGACAACGACCGATTTGgttcatctgacagcagctccGATGACTCCTCCAATTGGCAAGCTAAAGGGAATACCTACGCTGACTACAGTCCGCAGTTGAAGAAAGGCTATAAAACTAAAAGAGAAAATGCTGGAAGGGTGCATCAAGAAGAGCTTGAGGAGAACATGGATAGGGACTACATAGTAGCAACAGTAAGCAGAAATGGAGGGCCATGCAAGACACAGCAGGATGTCGACAAAATGCTCGTGCGTTTCGATGGAAAATCCAGAGCGGAGAAACGAGAAGCAATGCGATGTGAGATATTGTACCAGAAAATGATCCTGAACAACACAGACCCAAACTTGGATGGTGTTTTCCACAACAGCACACAAATGGTGTTGAAGCTGAAGCTCGCGCTTCCTCGTGTCAAACCTGGGTACTCTCTTGTTTGGGCTCCCAGAAAGACAAAACCAAGACCTGTGGTCAAAGACAAAACGGACGCCCCAACCAatcagtga